One Cellulomonas soli DNA window includes the following coding sequences:
- the infC gene encoding translation initiation factor IF-3, producing the protein MSEPRINDRIRVAEVRLVGPNGEQVGIVRVEDALRLAQDADLDLVEVAPDARPPVCKIMDFGKFKYEADMKAREARRNQTNTVLKEIRFRLKIDPHDYGTKKGHVERFLKAGDKVKIMIMFRGREQSRPEMGVRLLQRLAEDVSELGFIESMPKQDGRNMIMVLGPVKKKADQKLEQRRAAQQAQGPEQAPAPRAEAPAARVAPVVETPVVETPVVEAPVVVTPVAETPVVEAPVVETPVVEAPAAPAPVAARAAAPAKAPAAPKAPAAPKAPAKVAAPAKVAEPAAAAPAATPAPAPRPPMPRPVPRPAAPKASPAPRPAAPRSKPSGDAG; encoded by the coding sequence ATCAGCGAGCCCCGCATCAACGATCGGATCCGCGTCGCCGAGGTCCGCCTGGTCGGCCCGAACGGCGAGCAGGTCGGCATCGTCCGCGTGGAGGACGCACTGCGCCTTGCCCAGGACGCTGACCTCGACCTGGTCGAGGTCGCACCCGACGCCCGCCCGCCGGTCTGCAAGATCATGGACTTCGGGAAGTTCAAGTACGAGGCCGACATGAAGGCCCGTGAGGCGCGTCGGAACCAGACGAACACGGTCCTCAAGGAGATCCGTTTCCGGCTGAAGATCGACCCGCACGACTACGGCACCAAGAAGGGCCACGTCGAGCGGTTCCTCAAGGCCGGCGACAAGGTCAAGATCATGATCATGTTCCGCGGCCGCGAGCAGTCGCGCCCCGAGATGGGCGTGCGTCTGCTGCAGCGGCTGGCGGAGGACGTCTCCGAGCTGGGCTTCATCGAGAGCATGCCCAAGCAGGACGGGCGCAACATGATCATGGTGCTCGGCCCGGTCAAGAAGAAGGCCGACCAGAAGCTGGAGCAGCGTCGCGCCGCCCAGCAGGCACAGGGTCCGGAGCAGGCCCCGGCACCGCGTGCCGAGGCCCCGGCTGCACGTGTGGCACCGGTCGTCGAGACGCCCGTGGTCGAGACTCCCGTGGTCGAGGCACCGGTCGTCGTGACGCCCGTCGCCGAGACGCCGGTCGTCGAGGCACCTGTGGTCGAGACGCCTGTGGTCGAGGCGCCCGCCGCCCCCGCGCCGGTCGCTGCCCGTGCGGCGGCTCCGGCCAAGGCACCCGCTGCCCCTAAGGCACCCGCTGCTCCCAAGGCTCCGGCCAAGGTGGCGGCACCCGCCAAGGTGGCCGAGCCGGCTGCTGCCGCACCGGCGGCGACGCCTGCGCCGGCACCGCGACCCCCGATGCCGCGGCCCGTCCCGCGTCCGGCAGCGCCCAAGGCGAGCCCGGCACCGCGTCCGGCCGCGCCGCGGAGCAAGCCCTCCGGGGACGCCGGCTGA
- a CDS encoding DUF1844 domain-containing protein encodes MSQSPDTSTADATRDIADVAAVEVITTAAVHLMSAAAVKCGLAEDGPHGAGAEYLDLDEARKLITALAALVTASAPDLGSQHARSLRDGLRSLQLAFREASAYPDAPGEGPGEKFTGPVS; translated from the coding sequence ATGAGCCAGTCCCCTGACACGTCCACGGCCGACGCGACCCGCGACATCGCCGACGTCGCCGCCGTCGAGGTCATCACCACCGCCGCCGTGCACCTGATGAGCGCCGCCGCCGTCAAGTGCGGGCTCGCCGAGGACGGACCGCACGGTGCGGGCGCCGAGTACCTGGACCTCGACGAGGCCCGCAAGCTCATCACGGCGCTGGCCGCGCTGGTCACCGCCTCCGCACCCGACCTGGGCAGCCAGCACGCCCGCTCGTTGCGCGACGGGCTTCGTTCGCTCCAGCTGGCCTTCCGCGAGGCCTCCGCCTACCCCGACGCCCCGGGCGAGGGTCCCGGCGAGAAGTTCACCGGCCCCGTCAGCTGA
- a CDS encoding catalase translates to MSHVPATTTNAGAPVASDDHALSVGTDGPIVLHDHYLVEKLAQFNRERVPERVVHAKGGGAFGTFRVTGDVSAYTRAAVFQPGVETEMLARFSSVAGEHGSPDTWRDPRGFALKFYTSEGNYDLVGNNTPVFFIRDGIKFPDFIRSQKRLPGSHLRDNDMQWDFWSLSPESAHQVTWLMGDRGLPSSWRHMDGFGSHTYQWINAAGERFWVKYHFKTHQGIETLTAEQAQQLAGSDADVHIRDLFEHIEAGDFPRWTLSVQVMPYADAADYRFNPFDLTKVWPHADYPLVEVGVMELNRNPENYFAQIEQATFAPSNFVPGIATSPDKMLLARIFSYADAHRYRVGTNHAQLPVNAPRSQTHSYSKDGAARYAFAAADVPVYTPNSRGGAQADPSRAAESAGWESDGALVRAAAALHPEDDDWGQAGTLYRDVFDDAARARFLETITGHVGAVRADDIRERAIGYWTHVDVDLGAKLRAALGA, encoded by the coding sequence ATGTCCCACGTGCCCGCCACCACCACCAACGCCGGCGCCCCGGTCGCGTCCGACGACCACGCGCTGTCCGTCGGGACGGACGGCCCGATCGTCCTGCACGACCACTACCTCGTCGAGAAGCTCGCACAGTTCAACCGCGAGCGCGTGCCTGAGCGTGTCGTGCACGCCAAGGGCGGTGGCGCCTTCGGCACCTTCCGCGTCACCGGGGACGTGTCCGCGTACACGCGGGCGGCGGTGTTCCAGCCCGGTGTCGAGACCGAGATGCTCGCGCGGTTCTCGTCGGTCGCCGGCGAGCACGGCTCCCCGGACACCTGGCGCGACCCGCGCGGGTTCGCGCTGAAGTTCTACACGTCCGAGGGCAACTACGACCTGGTGGGCAACAACACGCCCGTCTTCTTCATCCGGGACGGCATCAAGTTCCCCGACTTCATCCGGTCGCAGAAGCGGCTGCCCGGATCCCACCTGCGCGACAACGACATGCAGTGGGACTTCTGGAGCCTGTCCCCGGAGTCGGCGCACCAGGTGACGTGGCTCATGGGCGACCGCGGACTGCCCTCGTCGTGGCGGCACATGGACGGCTTCGGCTCGCACACCTACCAGTGGATCAACGCGGCCGGCGAGCGCTTCTGGGTCAAGTACCACTTCAAGACCCACCAGGGCATCGAGACCCTGACGGCCGAGCAGGCCCAGCAGCTGGCCGGCTCCGACGCCGACGTGCACATCCGGGACCTGTTCGAGCACATCGAGGCCGGTGACTTCCCGCGCTGGACGCTCTCGGTGCAGGTGATGCCGTACGCCGATGCCGCCGACTACCGGTTCAACCCGTTCGACCTGACCAAGGTGTGGCCGCACGCGGACTACCCGCTCGTCGAGGTGGGCGTCATGGAGCTCAATCGCAACCCGGAGAACTACTTCGCGCAGATCGAGCAGGCGACCTTCGCGCCGAGCAACTTCGTCCCGGGGATCGCCACCAGCCCGGACAAGATGCTGCTCGCGCGGATCTTCTCCTACGCCGACGCGCACCGGTACCGCGTGGGCACCAACCACGCCCAGCTGCCCGTGAACGCCCCCCGATCGCAGACCCACTCGTACTCCAAGGACGGTGCCGCCCGGTACGCGTTCGCCGCGGCCGACGTGCCCGTCTACACGCCGAACTCGCGCGGCGGCGCGCAGGCCGACCCGTCGCGTGCCGCGGAGTCGGCAGGCTGGGAGTCCGACGGTGCGCTCGTGCGGGCCGCGGCGGCGCTGCACCCCGAGGACGACGACTGGGGCCAGGCAGGCACGCTCTACCGCGACGTCTTCGACGACGCCGCCCGCGCCCGGTTCCTCGAGACGATCACCGGTCACGTCGGCGCGGTCAGGGCCGACGACATCCGTGAGCGGGCGATCGGCTACTGGACGCACGTCGACGTCGACCTCGGTGCGAAGCTGCGTGCCGCCCTGGGGGCCTGA
- a CDS encoding MFS transporter — protein MSLTPYSRLLARPAVLRLVLVGLVARIPHAATGVVVTLHVTSTLGYSYGAAGVVTASMTIGMAIGAPWRGRRVDRIGLRRALVPTVLVESAVWIAAPHLAYQALVVAAFVAGAFLVPVFSVVRQSLAVLVPPAEQKTAYALDSVCAELTFMLGPVLGVLLATQVSTTAALLTIGASTVGAGVVLIWTNPPTRSEQEVTADDPGALDHDDRSPLRSPRIWAILAAGTAASLVLTGTDLSIVAQLQDQGASEAIGWVVAVWAFGSVIGGLVYGASHRSLPPLALVLAMSLLTIPAAFAGSVWTVAVAVVIAGLFCAPALSSITAALVASVSERRRGEVLGWSGTASTMGGALGAPLIGVAIDRASPQAGFLASALIGVVLTAVGLLLLGAVRGRQARAADPLVPAAAETAAAETVAAETVAAETVAAQTAVEDAPAKAVDHLPARASGALTQVGEQSPTCR, from the coding sequence GTGTCCCTCACCCCCTACTCGCGTCTGCTCGCGCGCCCTGCGGTCCTGCGACTGGTCCTGGTCGGACTCGTCGCCCGGATCCCGCACGCGGCGACCGGTGTGGTGGTCACGCTGCACGTCACGAGCACGCTCGGCTACAGCTATGGCGCGGCCGGGGTGGTCACCGCCTCGATGACGATCGGCATGGCGATCGGTGCGCCGTGGCGTGGCCGGCGCGTCGACCGGATCGGGCTGCGCCGGGCGCTCGTGCCGACGGTCCTGGTCGAGTCGGCGGTGTGGATCGCGGCACCGCACCTGGCCTACCAGGCGCTCGTCGTCGCAGCGTTCGTCGCGGGCGCGTTCCTGGTGCCCGTGTTCTCCGTGGTGCGGCAGTCGCTCGCCGTCCTGGTCCCACCGGCGGAGCAGAAGACGGCGTACGCGCTGGACTCGGTGTGCGCCGAGCTGACCTTCATGCTCGGTCCCGTGCTCGGCGTGCTGCTCGCCACACAGGTCTCGACGACGGCCGCGTTGCTGACGATCGGTGCCTCGACGGTGGGCGCCGGTGTCGTGCTCATCTGGACGAACCCGCCGACGCGCAGCGAGCAGGAGGTCACGGCGGATGATCCCGGCGCGCTCGACCACGACGACCGGTCGCCGCTGCGCTCGCCACGGATCTGGGCGATCCTCGCGGCAGGGACTGCCGCCTCGCTCGTGCTGACGGGGACCGACCTGAGCATCGTGGCCCAGCTGCAGGACCAGGGAGCCAGCGAGGCCATCGGCTGGGTCGTCGCCGTGTGGGCCTTCGGCTCGGTGATCGGCGGGCTCGTCTACGGCGCCTCGCACCGCTCGCTGCCGCCGCTCGCCCTCGTGCTGGCGATGTCCCTCCTGACCATCCCGGCGGCCTTCGCCGGGAGCGTGTGGACCGTGGCCGTCGCCGTGGTGATCGCGGGCCTGTTCTGCGCACCTGCGCTCTCCTCCATCACCGCCGCCCTCGTCGCCTCCGTGTCCGAGCGTCGCCGAGGTGAGGTCCTCGGGTGGAGCGGCACGGCGAGCACGATGGGCGGCGCGCTCGGCGCTCCGCTGATCGGCGTGGCGATCGACCGGGCGAGCCCGCAGGCGGGCTTCCTCGCCTCGGCGCTGATCGGGGTCGTGCTGACCGCGGTGGGACTGCTCCTGCTGGGAGCGGTGCGCGGGAGGCAGGCGCGCGCGGCGGACCCCCTCGTGCCGGCCGCCGCAGAGACCGCTGCTGCCGAGACTGTTGCTGCCGAGACTGTTGCTGCCGAGACTGTTGCTGCCCAGACCGCGGTCGAGGATGCGCCCGCGAAGGCGGTCGACCACCTGCCCGCCCGTGCGAGCGGAGCGCTCACGCAGGTCGGTGAGCAGTCGCCGACCTGCCGGTGA
- a CDS encoding Fur family transcriptional regulator, producing MDDVEELRSHGLRVTGPRVAVLEALRDRPHADADTVLRAARDRLPSVSVQAVYDVLHALCDAGLVRRIEPAGHPARYERRVGDNHHHIVCRSCGAVDDVDCTIGHAPCLVPSSTRGFTVDVAEVTFWGLCPDCRQTTGS from the coding sequence ATGGACGACGTCGAGGAGCTGCGCAGCCACGGTCTGCGCGTCACAGGCCCCCGCGTGGCCGTGCTCGAGGCGCTGCGCGACCGCCCGCACGCCGACGCCGACACGGTCCTGAGGGCGGCCCGCGACCGGCTCCCGAGCGTCTCGGTCCAGGCGGTGTACGACGTGCTGCACGCGCTGTGCGACGCGGGGCTCGTGCGCCGCATCGAGCCGGCGGGCCACCCCGCCCGCTACGAGCGCAGGGTCGGCGACAACCACCACCACATCGTGTGCCGCAGCTGCGGTGCCGTCGACGACGTCGACTGCACGATCGGGCACGCCCCCTGCCTGGTGCCCAGCTCGACGCGCGGCTTCACGGTCGACGTCGCCGAGGTCACCTTCTGGGGCCTGTGCCCGGACTGTCGGCAGACGACGGGCAGCTGA